Below is a window of Hydrogenovibrio crunogenus DNA.
AAAACAAACAACCGTCAAAATTTTATTGTTTTTATTTTTCTAGGAAATCATTAGCAATCAGAATGCCAACCCTTTAAAAAAAATTAAAGTTGGCGAAAAAAGGCCGTATATCGGCAGAGAACTCAAAAACTTTAGAAAATAAATCACTTTTTTAAATTCTTTCGGCAATTTTTGCCGAAAACAAACATAAGAAGTTGTTTTATAAAGATTTATTTAAAAGAAAATGACAAGATATTTTTCAAAGAAGAGTTAAAAGCGGCAAAAAATAACCAGGCCTGGGCATTTTTCAATTTGAAAAAAATTAAGAACAAACGTTTAAAAATAAGAGCTTACAGAAAGAACTCTTCAGTGATTTGATTTTGAGAGGCATGCCAAAAAAACGACACTTTAAATTACCAGGACCGGACAGTGTCACCAACTTGAATAAGGCCCTCTTTCGCCAAAATTTCAGCAACAGCAAACTTGGACTGGATACGTTTAATCTTCAGAAAACCAGCCGGTTTAGAATCCAGCCCTAAATCCATTCCCTGATAACGCACAGGACGACCAAAGTTATGGTAAACGGCTAACTCATCCCCTACACGAGCACCTGACTCGCGCGACAAGAAAACAATATACTCACCATCTCTGATGTCAATTATTCGGGTTTCAACAGGACGGCAGTTTAAATAGCTATAAACTGATTGCGTTTGCTCTTGTAGTAAAGCGTGAAAAATCATACCCGTATCGGTAGCAAAAAATGCGTTGGTACCAAAAGGTCGATCTCGTCCCACAACCACATCGCCTTTAACATCAAAGCCTTTTCTATTCTGAGAAACCACTTTATGATTCACTAAGTCGACAACATAGAAATCAACTTCTATATAACGTGCATTTGGCTGGACTTCCCGGTTATAAAACCGCTTAATATCATTCCATAACTTAGGGTCTTCATTGTGAGCCGAGATCGAACGAATCACCGATAACAATAAAAACTGTGCGCCAGTGCTCTCACGAACTGGGTCTAATACTTCCGGAGATAAATTAGGACCTACCGCTTGGTTTGGGTCAATCACGGAAGAATCTTCGAGCATCAAAAGGTTTTGATAACCTTGGTTTTTTAAGCGTCTTTCCAATTCATTTTGATACCCGACCAATAAATTTGAAATATCAGCGGCACCATAAGAATCTGTCGTGACAGGTCGAGCAATGGCTAACTTAGGCTGATAATGGTTGCCAGGAATATTATTACAGGCTTTGGGGTCTTCTGTTAGACAAACTTCCATTCGAACTTGATAAGTTTGTAGCTTCTTGATTTCTTCTGGTGATTTTTTCAATCCTTTTTCATTAAAAAGATCATCAAACTCGGGCTCTTTCACCCCTTCATCCATAATGATAAATTTAGAGACTTTACTGTGACTGGTAAAGTGTGTCATATCCTTGGTAAGTGTGTAATCTTTGACCACCTGATCGGAATCGATACTCAGATTGTTTTGCATACTGGCAAGCTTCAGACCATTTCTTATCGCCATTTGCCGAGCGAAGGCTTTTGAAACATCTTCCGTAGAGGCCGTGCCTGTCACAACGACACAATGCTTAGGGTAGGCCTGAGAGGATTCTTTTACTTGAGAAGATTCCTTTAAAGGGGTCGCAGCAACGGCAATGGCACTAAACAAGAAAGAAACCAGCAAAAGAGTCCATTCTTTTGCAAACAAATACTTCCTTAAACCCCACAATATCATCAGTTTTTCCATTCTCAACCCATTGCTTTGAATTATGACGCCTGTTTCTGTCTTTGGACCGCGACAGCATCAATCCGGTCAATAATCGCTTGCGCCAACTCTTCTGGGTGCCATTTTGACATGAATTTATTAGCGCCGACTTTCTCGGTCAATGTATCATTAAAGCCGCCACTGAGAGATGAACTCAAGACCACATACAAATCACTTAAACGTGGGTCTTTTCGAATATTGGTGGTTAAGGTATACCCATCCATTTCCGGCATCTCAATATCTGAAATAACCATCAAAACGCGTTCACCAACAGGCGGACTAATATCTTTATCCGCATCATCAGCCCACTTTTTCAAAAAGTCTAAGGCCATACGTCCATTGGTAACAATTTTGTTGGAGATGCCTAGTTTTTCCAACGTGGTTTTGAGTTGGTTTCGAGCAACGGCTGAATCATCGGCACCCAAAACAAAGAAATCATGCCCTTTTGTCTTCGCCTGATTTTGGTGAAGAAATTCATCAGACATTTCTTCTTGTATACCTGACACTTCAGCTAAAACTTTTTCAACATCGACAATTTCAACAATTTGCTCTTGTGCACGGGTAATACCGGTGAGGTAGTTTACGTTTTGCAGTGAGTCAGGAGGAGGTAAAATGTCTTCCCAGCGCAAGTGAACAATACGGTCAACGTCTTCAACCAAAAACCCTTGAACTGAACTGTTAAACTCCGTCACAATGGTCAAAGACTCACTGTATTTATCCCTTGGAACGGCAGGTAAATCAAGCGATTTTGCTAAATCAATCATCGGCATCGTTTGCCCGCGAATATCAGACACACCAACGACTCGATCATCGGACTTAGGAACGGGTGAAATATAAGGCGTACGAATGACTTCTCTAACCTTAAAGACATTAATACCAAATAACTGATTGCCGTGGATTTTAAACAACAATAACTCCATGCGGTTCATTCCCGCTAAAGACGTTCGTTGGTCAACCCCTTTTAGAAAACTTGACATTTAAAGCCACCTTCACACTTTTATTTGTGCCATTGCGTTTGTTTCAACATAAACCTTTCGAATACTCTTAAGAATTTCTTATCGAGACAACAATGATAATTCATTCAATATCAGTTAATATAACTGAAAACCTAATAGCAAGCAAAATGCAATCAAAAGTATCTAAATGAGACCCATAAAACCGTATATTCAACACTTTTCTACCGCTCTTTTTCTTCTGAGTGCTTTACTGCTCAACAGTACCTTTGCGCAAGCGGAAAACCAATCTCTTAAACCTGAGAGTCAACCGCTTGACACCCTATACAACATGGTACGATCACACCTAAAGCAAAAAACTGACCAAAAAGTTTATAACGCTCAAATTGATATTCGAGAATTCAGTCGTCGCTTGCAACTACCGAAATGCCAAGAAGCATTAGAATTAGAAGATAAAGCGCCAGAAAAACTGTACGGAAGAATGACATTACGCGTGATTTGCCCTAGCCCGGAATGGAAAGTTTACGTCACTGCCACGGTAGAAGGAGATGTACCTGTTGTGATTACGACTAAAGCAATCTTGAAACAGGCCGTTATACAAAAAGAAGATGTAAAACGAATATTAGTTCCGTACCAAAAAACCAAAACAGGTGCTTTAATAGATATTGACAGTGCTATCGGAATGCGCGCGAAAAGAGGTCTATCCCCCAATAGCATTCTAACCGTTAGACAATTACAGCCACCTTATTTAGTTCTTGAAGACAATAATGTCACCATCATTACCTATATAGGGAACATCAAAGTGGAATCTGTAGGTAAGGCATTAAAGGACGGTGTTAAAAACCAACAAGTGCCGGTTGAAAACTTATCTTCTAAAAAAATCATAAAAGGCATA
It encodes the following:
- the flgA gene encoding flagellar basal body P-ring formation chaperone FlgA; the protein is MRPIKPYIQHFSTALFLLSALLLNSTFAQAENQSLKPESQPLDTLYNMVRSHLKQKTDQKVYNAQIDIREFSRRLQLPKCQEALELEDKAPEKLYGRMTLRVICPSPEWKVYVTATVEGDVPVVITTKAILKQAVIQKEDVKRILVPYQKTKTGALIDIDSAIGMRAKRGLSPNSILTVRQLQPPYLVLEDNNVTIITYIGNIKVESVGKALKDGVKNQQVPVENLSSKKIIKGIVIAPNTVLVP
- a CDS encoding chemotaxis protein, with amino-acid sequence MSSFLKGVDQRTSLAGMNRMELLLFKIHGNQLFGINVFKVREVIRTPYISPVPKSDDRVVGVSDIRGQTMPMIDLAKSLDLPAVPRDKYSESLTIVTEFNSSVQGFLVEDVDRIVHLRWEDILPPPDSLQNVNYLTGITRAQEQIVEIVDVEKVLAEVSGIQEEMSDEFLHQNQAKTKGHDFFVLGADDSAVARNQLKTTLEKLGISNKIVTNGRMALDFLKKWADDADKDISPPVGERVLMVISDIEMPEMDGYTLTTNIRKDPRLSDLYVVLSSSLSGGFNDTLTEKVGANKFMSKWHPEELAQAIIDRIDAVAVQRQKQAS